From the Pseudomonas sp. SORT22 genome, one window contains:
- a CDS encoding PaaI family thioesterase yields MTVPDDVVFSAFSQLLGCRLQRLENGVAEVAMALEPHLRNRGGKLHGGAIFSLVDTTMGLACSSSHGFDQQSVTLECKINYLRAVSEGDVLCIARVLHAGRRTLVVDADVLQGDKLVAKAQGTFVVL; encoded by the coding sequence ATGACGGTTCCCGACGACGTCGTCTTCAGCGCCTTCAGCCAGTTGCTCGGCTGCCGTCTGCAACGCCTGGAAAACGGCGTTGCCGAGGTGGCCATGGCCCTGGAGCCGCACCTGCGCAACCGCGGCGGCAAGCTGCATGGCGGGGCAATCTTCAGCCTGGTCGACACCACCATGGGCCTGGCCTGCTCCAGTTCCCATGGTTTCGACCAGCAGAGCGTGACCCTCGAATGCAAGATCAACTACCTGCGCGCGGTCAGCGAAGGTGACGTGCTGTGCATCGCCCGGGTGCTGCATGCCGGGCGGCGCACGCTGGTGGTCGACGCCGATGTACTCCAGGGCGACAAACTGGTGGCAAAAGCACAGGGGACTTTCGTCGTCCTCTAG
- the ssuB gene encoding aliphatic sulfonates ABC transporter ATP-binding protein, translating into MTILKDPPPRLLRGIPLAAQNLQKTFGQRQVLRDIDLHIPAGQFVAIVGRSGCGKSTLLRLLAGLDQPSGGELLAGSAPLREAQEDTRLMFQEARLLPWKKVIDNVGLGLSGNWRPRALEALAAVGLAERANEWPAALSGGQKQRVALARALIHQPRLLLLDEPLGALDALTRIEMQQLIERLWRQHGFTVLLVTHDVSEAVAVADRVILIEDGEVGLDLIVDLPRPRVRGSHRLAALETEVLNRVLSIPGTPPEPEPVAPLPTQLRWAL; encoded by the coding sequence ATGACCATCCTCAAGGATCCACCACCACGGCTGCTGCGCGGGATTCCGCTGGCGGCGCAGAACCTGCAGAAGACCTTCGGCCAGCGCCAGGTACTGCGCGATATCGACCTGCACATTCCGGCCGGGCAGTTCGTCGCCATTGTCGGGCGCAGTGGCTGCGGCAAGAGCACCTTGCTGCGCTTGCTCGCCGGCCTCGACCAACCCAGTGGCGGCGAGTTGCTGGCAGGTTCCGCGCCGCTGCGCGAAGCCCAGGAAGACACCCGCCTGATGTTCCAGGAAGCGCGCTTGCTACCGTGGAAGAAGGTTATCGACAACGTTGGCCTGGGCCTCTCGGGCAACTGGCGGCCACGGGCGCTGGAAGCGCTGGCAGCGGTCGGCCTGGCCGAGCGTGCCAATGAATGGCCGGCGGCCTTGTCGGGTGGCCAGAAGCAGCGCGTGGCCCTGGCCCGGGCACTGATTCACCAGCCACGCCTGTTGCTGCTCGATGAGCCGCTGGGGGCACTGGATGCCCTGACCCGGATCGAGATGCAGCAGTTGATCGAACGGCTGTGGCGCCAGCACGGCTTCACCGTGTTGCTGGTTACCCACGACGTCAGCGAGGCGGTGGCGGTAGCCGACCGGGTGATTCTCATCGAAGACGGCGAGGTGGGCCTGGACCTTATCGTCGACCTGCCACGCCCGCGGGTACGCGGCTCACACCGCCTGGCTGCACTGGAAACCGAAGTTCTCAACCGGGTTCTGTCGATTCCGGGCACACCGCCCGAGCCGGAACCTGTCGCACCTTTGCCGACGCAATTGCGTTGGGCTCTCTGA
- a CDS encoding molybdopterin-binding protein, with translation MTIKAINVRNQFKGTVKEILEGPVLSEIDVQTASGIVTSVITTRSVRELELTIGSEVIAFVKSTEVSIAKL, from the coding sequence ATGACTATCAAAGCGATCAACGTACGCAACCAGTTCAAAGGCACCGTCAAAGAAATCCTCGAAGGCCCGGTATTGTCGGAAATCGATGTGCAGACCGCCTCGGGTATCGTCACCTCGGTGATCACCACCCGTTCGGTGCGTGAGCTGGAATTGACTATTGGCAGCGAGGTGATTGCCTTTGTGAAGTCGACCGAAGTGTCGATCGCCAAGCTCTGA
- the ssuD gene encoding FMNH2-dependent alkanesulfonate monooxygenase, with amino-acid sequence MSLNVFWFLPTHGDGHYLGTAEGARAVDHGYLQQIAQAADRLGFGGVLIPTGRSCEDSWLVAASLIPVTQRLKFLVALRPGIISPTVAARQAATLDRLSGGRALFNLVTGGDPEELSGDGLFLSHEERYQASVEFTRIWRRVLEGETVDYDGQHIQVKGAKLLYPPIQQPRPPLYFGGSSEAAQDLAAEQVELYLTWGEPPAAVAEKIEQVRAKAAKQGRTVRFGIRLHVIVRETNAEAWQAAERLISHLDDDTIARAQASLARFDSVGQQRMAALHGGNRDNLEVSPNLWAGVGLVRGGAGTALVGDGPTVAERVKEYAALGIDTFIFSGYPHLEESYRVAELLFPHLDVERPQLPQSGGYVSPFGEMVANDILPKSSAQR; translated from the coding sequence ATGAGCCTCAACGTATTCTGGTTTCTTCCCACCCATGGCGACGGCCATTACCTTGGCACCGCCGAGGGCGCGCGCGCCGTCGATCACGGCTACCTGCAGCAGATTGCCCAGGCCGCCGACCGCCTCGGTTTTGGTGGCGTGTTGATTCCGACCGGGCGTTCCTGCGAGGACTCCTGGCTGGTTGCCGCGTCGCTGATCCCGGTAACCCAGCGCCTGAAGTTCCTGGTCGCGCTGCGCCCGGGGATCATCTCGCCGACCGTGGCGGCGCGTCAGGCGGCAACCCTGGATCGTCTTTCCGGTGGCCGTGCCTTGTTCAACCTGGTCACCGGCGGCGATCCGGAAGAGCTGTCCGGTGACGGCCTGTTCCTCAGCCATGAAGAGCGCTACCAGGCCTCGGTGGAATTTACCCGCATCTGGCGTCGGGTGCTGGAAGGCGAAACCGTCGACTACGACGGCCAGCACATCCAGGTCAAAGGCGCCAAGCTGCTCTATCCGCCGATCCAGCAGCCGCGTCCGCCGCTGTACTTTGGCGGCTCTTCAGAAGCGGCCCAGGACCTGGCAGCCGAGCAGGTCGAGCTGTACCTGACCTGGGGCGAGCCGCCTGCGGCGGTGGCCGAGAAGATCGAGCAAGTGCGCGCCAAAGCCGCCAAGCAAGGCCGCACGGTGCGCTTCGGCATCCGCCTGCACGTGATCGTGCGTGAAACCAACGCCGAAGCCTGGCAGGCCGCCGAGCGGCTGATCTCGCACCTGGACGACGACACCATCGCCCGCGCCCAGGCCTCGCTGGCACGCTTCGATTCGGTCGGCCAGCAACGCATGGCCGCGCTGCATGGCGGCAACCGCGACAACCTCGAAGTCAGCCCCAACCTCTGGGCCGGTGTCGGCCTGGTGCGCGGCGGTGCCGGCACGGCGCTGGTCGGCGACGGCCCAACCGTGGCCGAGCGGGTCAAGGAATACGCAGCATTGGGCATCGATACCTTCATCTTCTCCGGTTATCCACACCTGGAAGAGTCGTACCGGGTCGCCGAGCTGCTGTTCCCGCACCTGGACGTGGAGCGCCCGCAACTGCCGCAAAGCGGTGGCTACGTGAGCCCGTTCGGCGAGATGGTCGCCAACGACATCCTGCCTAAATCCTCGGCGCAGCGCTGA
- a CDS encoding TetR/AcrR family transcriptional regulator — protein sequence MTRTVTPRKPRARSQARIDSILEAARTLLASEGVASLSIYSVAERAQIPPSSVYHFFASVPALLEALTADVHGAFRACLEAPIDSAALNTWHDLSRLVEQRMLVIYNEDAAARQLILAQHGLSEVTQADRQHDIELGDLMHRLFAAHFQLPVLPEDVDVFALAMELGDRVYARSVQLHGQITPRMAEEGMRVFDAYLGLYLPPFLPKR from the coding sequence ATGACCCGCACCGTTACCCCGCGCAAACCCCGGGCCCGCAGCCAGGCGAGGATCGATTCGATCCTCGAGGCGGCGCGCACGCTGCTGGCCAGCGAAGGGGTGGCCAGCCTGTCGATTTACAGCGTGGCCGAGCGCGCGCAGATTCCGCCGTCGTCGGTGTATCACTTCTTCGCCAGTGTCCCGGCGTTGCTTGAAGCACTCACCGCCGACGTGCACGGCGCCTTTCGCGCCTGCCTTGAAGCACCGATTGATTCAGCGGCGCTGAACACCTGGCACGACCTGTCGCGCCTGGTCGAGCAGCGCATGCTGGTGATCTACAACGAAGACGCCGCGGCCCGGCAATTGATTCTCGCCCAGCATGGCCTGAGCGAAGTGACCCAGGCTGACCGCCAGCACGACATCGAGCTGGGCGACCTGATGCACAGGCTGTTTGCCGCGCATTTCCAGTTGCCGGTGTTACCGGAAGATGTCGATGTGTTTGCCCTGGCCATGGAGCTGGGAGACCGTGTGTATGCCCGTTCGGTGCAGTTGCATGGGCAGATTACGCCGCGCATGGCCGAGGAAGGGATGCGGGTGTTTGATGCGTATCTGGGCTTGTACCTACCGCCCTTTCTGCCTAAACGCTGA
- the ssuC gene encoding aliphatic sulfonate ABC transporter permease SsuC: MSRKSTPWQQRLAPWALPLLLLAVWQLAVSVGWLSTRILPAPSAVLSAGVELVRSGEIWTHLAISGWRAAVGFVIGGAIGLALGFITGLSKWGERLLDSSVQMIRNVPHLALIPLVILWFGIDESAKIFLVALGTLFPIYLNTYHGIRNVDPALVEMARSYGLSGFELFRQVILPGALPSILVGVRFALGFMWLTLIVAETISANAGIGYLAMNAREFLQTDVVVLAIVLYAVLGKLADLAARGLERVWLRWHPAYQASRGEGA; this comes from the coding sequence ATGAGTCGTAAATCCACTCCCTGGCAGCAACGCCTGGCGCCCTGGGCGTTGCCGCTGCTGTTGTTGGCGGTCTGGCAACTGGCAGTCAGCGTCGGCTGGCTGTCGACGCGGATTTTGCCGGCGCCCAGCGCGGTATTAAGCGCTGGCGTCGAGCTGGTACGCAGCGGCGAGATCTGGACCCATCTGGCAATCAGTGGCTGGCGCGCCGCCGTCGGTTTTGTGATTGGCGGTGCCATCGGCCTGGCGCTGGGCTTTATCACCGGCCTGTCGAAATGGGGCGAACGCCTGCTCGACAGTTCGGTGCAGATGATCCGCAACGTACCTCACCTGGCGCTGATTCCGCTGGTGATCCTGTGGTTCGGCATCGACGAGTCGGCAAAGATTTTTCTGGTGGCCCTGGGCACTTTGTTCCCGATCTACCTGAATACCTACCACGGCATCCGCAACGTCGACCCGGCGCTGGTGGAAATGGCCCGCAGCTATGGTTTGTCCGGCTTCGAGTTGTTTCGCCAGGTGATTCTGCCCGGTGCCTTGCCGTCGATCCTGGTCGGCGTGCGCTTTGCCCTGGGCTTTATGTGGCTGACCCTGATCGTTGCCGAAACCATTTCGGCTAACGCCGGCATCGGCTACCTGGCAATGAACGCCCGCGAGTTCCTGCAGACCGATGTGGTGGTCCTGGCGATCGTTCTCTATGCCGTGCTCGGCAAGCTTGCCGATCTGGCCGCACGCGGCCTCGAGCGGGTCTGGCTGCGCTGGCATCCGGCCTATCAAGCGAGCAGGGGAGAGGGCGCATGA
- the gshA gene encoding glutamate--cysteine ligase, whose translation MSELLNRRLSLLGQGDNLSLLKQCLHGIERECLRVTEEGRLAQTPHPEALGAALTHEQITTDYSESLLEFITPALADPAQTLESLENIHRFAYTKLGNEFLWSPSMPCPLPAEEDIPIAWYGTSNIGQLKYVYRKGLALRYGRTMQCIAGIHYNFSLPEKLWPLLREAEHSTVDDRDYQSSAYIALIRNFRRYSWLLMYLFGASPALDAGFLRGRPHQLEQFDADTLYLPYATSLRMSDLGYQSNAQAGLTPCYNNLASYTDSLRKAVATPYAPYVEIGTHKDGEWVQLNTNILQIENEYYSNIRPKRVTYSGERPIQALMARGIQYVEVRCLDINPFLPTGIDLPQARFLDAFLLFCALEDSPLLGNQECGNCTGNFLSVVKEGRRPGLQLQRDGQPVELKQWADELLERIAPLAELLDRSQGGDEHAKALQAQKAKVSDPALTPSAQVLASMTEHKESFSRFALRQSQVHAEFFRAQALSAEQQQGFESAARQSLEAQAKLEREEDKADFDLFVSAYQASILAISN comes from the coding sequence TTGAGCGAACTTCTCAACCGCCGCCTGAGCCTGCTCGGCCAAGGCGACAACCTCTCCCTGCTCAAGCAGTGCCTGCACGGCATCGAGCGTGAATGCCTGCGTGTGACCGAGGAAGGTCGTCTGGCCCAGACTCCGCACCCCGAAGCCCTGGGCGCGGCGTTGACCCACGAGCAGATCACCACGGACTACTCGGAGTCGCTGCTGGAGTTCATCACCCCAGCCCTGGCGGACCCGGCGCAGACCCTCGAAAGCCTGGAGAACATCCACCGCTTCGCTTACACCAAGCTTGGCAACGAGTTCCTCTGGAGCCCGTCGATGCCCTGCCCGCTGCCGGCCGAGGAAGACATTCCGATCGCCTGGTACGGCACCTCCAACATCGGTCAGCTCAAGTACGTCTACCGCAAGGGCCTGGCCCTGCGCTACGGCCGCACCATGCAGTGCATCGCCGGGATTCACTACAATTTCTCGCTGCCAGAAAAACTCTGGCCGCTGCTGCGCGAAGCGGAACACAGCACGGTGGATGATCGCGACTATCAGTCGTCGGCCTACATCGCCCTGATCCGCAACTTCCGTCGCTACAGCTGGCTGCTGATGTACCTGTTCGGCGCCTCGCCGGCCCTGGATGCCGGCTTCTTGCGTGGCCGCCCGCACCAGCTTGAGCAGTTCGACGCCGACACCCTGTACCTGCCCTACGCCACCAGCCTGCGTATGAGCGACCTGGGTTACCAGAGCAACGCCCAGGCCGGCCTGACGCCGTGCTACAACAACCTCGCCAGCTACACCGACAGCCTGCGCAAGGCGGTGGCCACGCCGTACGCGCCCTATGTCGAGATCGGTACGCACAAGGATGGCGAGTGGGTTCAGCTGAACACCAACATCCTGCAGATCGAAAACGAGTACTACTCCAACATTCGCCCCAAGCGCGTCACCTACAGCGGCGAGCGGCCGATCCAGGCGCTGATGGCCCGTGGCATCCAGTACGTCGAAGTGCGCTGCCTGGACATCAACCCGTTCCTGCCCACCGGTATCGACCTGCCGCAAGCGCGTTTCCTCGACGCCTTCCTGCTGTTCTGCGCCCTGGAAGACAGCCCGCTGCTGGGCAACCAGGAATGCGGTAACTGCACCGGCAACTTCCTCAGCGTGGTCAAGGAAGGTCGCCGCCCGGGCCTGCAACTGCAGCGTGACGGCCAGCCGGTCGAACTCAAGCAGTGGGCCGATGAATTGCTCGAACGCATCGCGCCACTGGCCGAACTGCTTGACCGCAGCCAGGGCGGCGACGAACACGCCAAGGCCCTGCAGGCGCAGAAAGCCAAGGTCAGCGACCCTGCCCTGACGCCATCGGCGCAGGTGCTGGCGAGCATGACCGAGCACAAGGAAAGCTTCAGCCGCTTCGCCTTGCGCCAAAGCCAGGTGCATGCCGAGTTCTTCCGCGCCCAAGCCCTTTCAGCCGAGCAGCAGCAAGGTTTCGAAAGCGCAGCGCGCCAGTCCCTGGAAGCCCAGGCCAAGCTTGAGCGTGAAGAGGACAAGGCTGATTTCGACCTGTTCGTCAGCGCTTACCAGGCGAGCATCCTGGCGATCAGCAACTGA
- a CDS encoding Tex family protein produces MDSINSRIAEELGVRPQQVEAAVALLDEGSTVPFIARYRKEVTGSLDDTQLRHLEERLRYLRELDERRVSILASIEEQGKLTPELAREIKLADTKTRLEDLYLPYKQKRRTKGQIALEAGLGELADGLLSDPQLSPETEAARFVDAEKGVADVKAALEGAKYILMERFAEDASLLDKLRSFLKQEAVLSARLVAGKEEEGAKFRDYFEHDEVLKSVPSHRALAIFRGRNEGVLSASLKVGEELPGTLHPCEMMIAERFGLQNQNRPADKWLAEVVRWTWKVKLYSHLETDLFGELRDNAEGEAINVFAHNLHDLLLAAPAGPRATLGLDPGLRTGCKVAVVDATGKLLDTATVYPHVPKNQWDQTIAVLAALCAKHSVELIAIGNGTASRETDKLAAELIKKYPALKMTKVMVSEAGASVYSASELAAKEFPDLDVSIRGAVSIARRLQDPLAELVKIEPKSIGVGQYQHDVSQLKLARGLDAVVEDCVNAVGVDVNTASVALLARISGLNSTLAQNIVAHRDANGAFKTRAALKKVSRLGEKTFEQAAGFLRVMNGDNPLDASAVHPEAYPLVQRIAAETDRDIRSLIGDSGFLKRLDPKKFTDETFGLPTVTDILQELDKPGRDPRPEFKTAEFQEGVEDLKDLQLGMILEGVVTNVTNFGAFVDIGVHQDGLVHISALSEKFIKDPREAVKAGDVVKVKVMEVDIPRKRVGLSMRMSDTPGEKIDGARGSRPGSAPRQQSAPARAKETPAPANNAMASLFANAKQLKKK; encoded by the coding sequence ATGGACAGCATCAACAGCCGCATCGCCGAGGAACTCGGTGTCCGCCCACAACAGGTCGAAGCGGCCGTGGCTCTACTTGATGAAGGTTCGACCGTGCCTTTTATCGCCCGTTACCGGAAAGAAGTCACCGGTAGCCTGGATGACACCCAGCTGCGTCACCTTGAAGAGCGCCTGCGCTACTTGCGCGAGCTGGACGAACGGCGTGTCAGCATCCTTGCCAGCATCGAAGAGCAAGGCAAGCTGACCCCGGAACTGGCCCGTGAAATCAAATTGGCCGACACCAAGACCCGCCTCGAAGACCTGTACCTGCCGTACAAGCAAAAGCGCCGCACCAAGGGCCAGATCGCCCTGGAAGCCGGCCTCGGCGAGCTGGCCGACGGCCTGCTGAGCGACCCGCAACTGAGCCCTGAAACCGAAGCCGCGCGTTTCGTCGACGCCGAAAAAGGCGTGGCCGATGTCAAAGCCGCCCTCGAAGGCGCCAAGTACATCCTCATGGAGCGCTTTGCCGAAGACGCCAGCCTGCTCGACAAGCTGCGCAGCTTTCTCAAGCAGGAAGCGGTGCTCAGCGCCCGCCTGGTGGCTGGCAAGGAAGAGGAAGGGGCGAAGTTCCGTGACTACTTCGAGCACGACGAAGTGCTCAAGAGCGTACCGTCGCACCGCGCCCTGGCGATTTTCCGCGGCCGCAACGAAGGCGTGCTGTCCGCTTCGCTGAAAGTCGGCGAAGAACTGCCGGGCACCCTGCACCCGTGCGAAATGATGATCGCCGAGCGTTTCGGCCTGCAAAATCAGAACCGTCCTGCCGACAAATGGCTGGCCGAAGTGGTGCGCTGGACCTGGAAGGTCAAGCTCTACAGCCACCTTGAAACCGACCTGTTCGGCGAGCTGCGCGACAACGCCGAAGGCGAGGCGATCAACGTCTTCGCCCATAACCTGCACGACCTGCTGCTGGCCGCCCCGGCCGGCCCGCGCGCCACCCTGGGCCTGGACCCGGGCCTGCGCACCGGTTGCAAGGTCGCCGTGGTCGATGCCACCGGCAAGCTGCTGGACACCGCCACCGTCTACCCGCACGTACCAAAAAACCAGTGGGACCAGACCATCGCCGTGCTCGCCGCGCTGTGCGCCAAGCACTCGGTCGAGCTGATCGCCATCGGTAACGGCACCGCCAGCCGCGAAACCGACAAGCTCGCCGCCGAACTGATCAAAAAATATCCAGCGCTGAAAATGACCAAGGTCATGGTCTCCGAAGCCGGTGCTTCGGTGTACTCGGCCTCGGAGCTGGCGGCCAAGGAGTTCCCGGACCTCGACGTGTCGATCCGTGGCGCTGTGTCGATCGCCCGCCGCCTGCAAGACCCGCTGGCGGAACTGGTGAAGATCGAGCCGAAATCCATCGGTGTCGGCCAGTACCAGCACGATGTTTCGCAGTTGAAGCTGGCCCGTGGCCTGGATGCGGTGGTCGAGGACTGCGTGAACGCCGTCGGCGTCGACGTCAACACCGCGTCGGTGGCGCTACTGGCGCGCATCTCCGGCCTCAACAGCACCCTGGCACAGAACATCGTCGCCCACCGCGACGCCAACGGCGCCTTCAAGACCCGCGCCGCGCTGAAGAAAGTCAGCCGCCTGGGCGAAAAAACCTTCGAACAGGCCGCAGGCTTTCTGCGCGTCATGAACGGCGACAACCCGCTGGACGCCTCGGCGGTGCACCCGGAAGCCTACCCGCTGGTGCAACGCATTGCCGCCGAGACCGACCGTGACATCCGTTCGCTGATCGGCGACAGCGGCTTCCTCAAGCGCCTGGACCCGAAGAAGTTCACCGACGAAACCTTCGGCCTGCCGACGGTCACCGACATCCTCCAGGAACTGGACAAACCCGGCCGCGACCCACGCCCGGAGTTCAAGACCGCCGAGTTCCAGGAAGGCGTCGAAGACCTCAAGGACCTGCAACTGGGGATGATCCTCGAAGGCGTGGTGACCAACGTCACCAACTTCGGTGCCTTTGTCGACATCGGCGTGCACCAGGATGGCCTGGTGCATATCTCGGCGCTGTCGGAGAAGTTCATCAAGGATCCGCGTGAAGCGGTCAAGGCCGGCGACGTGGTCAAGGTCAAGGTCATGGAAGTCGACATCCCGCGCAAACGCGTCGGCCTGTCGATGCGCATGAGCGACACCCCGGGCGAGAAGATCGACGGCGCCCGTGGCAGCCGCCCGGGCTCGGCCCCGCGCCAACAGAGTGCCCCGGCCCGCGCCAAGGAAACCCCGGCACCGGCCAACAACGCCATGGCCTCGCTGTTCGCCAACGCCAAGCAGCTGAAGAAGAAGTGA